The Candidatus Krumholzibacteriia bacterium genome includes the window CGCGGAACAGGTGCCAGTCGGGATCGACGGCGACCGCGGTGGCGTCGGCGGGCACCGCCAGCTCGTGGCGCCGCTCCGCGGTGGAGATCACGCGGTCGATCACACCTTCGGTCGTCTCGATCCGCACGGGGATCTCGAGCAGATAGGGATCACCCTCCTGCTCGATCGTCACCGTCCATCCCTCGTCGCGCGGTTCGGGCCGGCCGACGCGCAGCGAGGGTGCCCCCACGCGCCGCACCCACTGCTCGAACCACGCCGTCAGGTCGCGGCCGCTGATCTCCTCGAAGCTCTCCTCGAGATCGGTCCACGACGAGGGCTCGAAGGTGTGCGTGCGGTAGAAGCGCCGCAGACCCTCGCGGAAGTCCTCCGCCCCGAGCAGGCGCTTGGTCATGTGGAAGACCATCATGGCCTTGCCGTAGCCGATCGCCTGCGTTCCGAAGTCACTGCGCTCGCGGAACCCGCTCAGGGCGAAGTCGCGCCCGGGCTGGCTGGCGAAATCGAGGTATCCCACCAGCTGGTTGCGACGGTGGTCGCGCGCGGCGGCCTCGCTCTCCCAGGTCTTGTAGAGGTAGTCGGCGCCGTAGGCGGTCAGACCCTCGCACCAGTTGCCGGTCTCGTAGTCGACGTACACGCCGTTGCCCCACCAGCAGTGCAGGATCTCGTGTCCGTAGCTGGTGTCGACGATGAAGGGCAGACGGATCACGCGGTCGCCGAGCAGGGTGAACGACGGCATCCCGAAGCCGGTCTGCCACCAGTTCTCGACCATGGCCCACTTGCCGAAGGGATAGGGCCCGTACATCTCCTCGTACAGATCGAGGTACCGATCCGCGCCCTCGAGGTAGGTCCCCGCGAGTTCGTCGTCGGTGTCCGCGTAGGTGTAGGTGTACAGGTCGACGTCACCGTGCCGGCGTTCGCGGATCGTGTAGGGACCGGCGATCAGGTAGACCAGTTCCTGCGGATGGGTCTCCTCCCACACCGTCACGTTCGTGCCGTCGGCGCTGCGATGTTCGACGCGCGTGCCCTGGCTCATGGAGTGCCACCCGTCGTCGAGTTCGGTGCGCAGACGGAAGGTGAAGCGCTCGCCGCTCGTCCACGGGATCCAGAAGGTCTCGCCGGTGAGGAAGGCGCCGCGCGGATCGATCAGGCCGCGCGTCGTCTCGAAGCCGCGCGCGTAGGCCACCTCGGGGGGCTTCAGGCTGTCGTACACCGCCCCGGCGTACTCGATCTCGACGGTCACCGGATCGTCGGGCCAGCCGCCGTCGGGCGCGGCGATTTCGTGCTGGCGGACGATCGCGAAGCCACCGAGTTCGGAGTAGTCGGGCCGCCGGTAGAAGTCGCGCGGACGCCAGCGGTCGCGCGACTGCACGCTCACCGCGCGTCCGTCGACGCGCGCACCAGTGATCTCGAGATCGCGGTGCAGGACGAAGTGCAGCGGATGCTCGCGATCCTCGGCCGCGGCGAGTTCGAAGCGATCGCGGACCTCCAGACGCGCGCTGACCGGGTCGAGACGAACGTCGAGATCGTGGTGGCGGATCGGCCATCCGCGCGCGGTCGCGGCGTGACCGTCCGGCACGCAGGCCACGACGACCGACAAGAACACCAGGAACGAGGATGCCCGGATCACGAGTCCTCGCCCCCCTCCACGGGACGCCACCGGTTCCGGATCTCGGTCTCGATGCGGGCGTGATCGAGTTCGGGCTGCGCCACCGGTACCAGCGTGGTCTGTTCGACCGACTGGAACAGCAGCTGGCCCGTCGAGGGCTGCACCACGGTCACGATCTTGCCGCGCATGTCGAGCTGGTGGTTCCGCTCCTGGATGGGATCGTCGCCCCGGCGCGAGATGGTCCGCGTGATCTCGTCCTCGTGCGCGGCGAACACCTCTCCGAGGGCGTCGAACTCGTACGTCACCGTCACTCCCGGCTCACCGTCGAGTTCGGTCCATTCGCCGACCGTGAGGACACCCTCGGTCTTCAGTGGTTGCCCCTGCATGTCCGCCACGTCGAGCACACCGATCTTCTCGCCCACCGTCAGCTCGAGGCCACGCAGACCCTCGAGCGCGCCGTTCCACTTCTCGATCTCTCCTTCGGCCATGCTCCGGGCCGA containing:
- a CDS encoding M1 family aminopeptidase, which encodes MIRASSFLVFLSVVVACVPDGHAATARGWPIRHHDLDVRLDPVSARLEVRDRFELAAAEDREHPLHFVLHRDLEITGARVDGRAVSVQSRDRWRPRDFYRRPDYSELGGFAIVRQHEIAAPDGGWPDDPVTVEIEYAGAVYDSLKPPEVAYARGFETTRGLIDPRGAFLTGETFWIPWTSGERFTFRLRTELDDGWHSMSQGTRVEHRSADGTNVTVWEETHPQELVYLIAGPYTIRERRHGDVDLYTYTYADTDDELAGTYLEGADRYLDLYEEMYGPYPFGKWAMVENWWQTGFGMPSFTLLGDRVIRLPFIVDTSYGHEILHCWWGNGVYVDYETGNWCEGLTAYGADYLYKTWESEAAARDHRRNQLVGYLDFASQPGRDFALSGFRERSDFGTQAIGYGKAMMVFHMTKRLLGAEDFREGLRRFYRTHTFEPSSWTDLEESFEEISGRDLTAWFEQWVRRVGAPSLRVGRPEPRDEGWTVTIEQEGDPYLLEIPVRIETTEGVIDRVISTAERRHELAVPADATAVAVDPDWHLFR